The DNA window tgaaaagatggaagaatttatcaactaaaaataaaagatattgatTGAATCTATCTAATAATCAGACCTTAAATATGACTGCAAAACACTGACCACTGTAAGTCTCAAGTAAAGAACATGAGCGAGGTCCCAACTGTGGCATGAAGATACTCAACTCTAAATCAAGTTTTGACTATTTTctacatattttttctttctttctgtggAGACATGgcctttaaaaacaataatattggtAGCTGGGTGAAAACGTTTGCCATGATTATGATTTAACTCTTGAGGCACTGACTCAAGTGATACGGGATCAGTTggtttaagtttaaatttaCTTGAAGTtgccaggattttttttttttatgaatacaaTATATAgtccaaatttaattaattatctcaAACTCTAACACAGGCACATATATTCTTAGTGGGGAAAAGTTACTTGTTCAACAACACCAtgatagtttgaaaaaaaatagatggttATATTATAAACTCTATTAATTTTATCCAAAGTTATCAAATCTAGTTTAAACCCGGTTATAGACTAAGTAATTTAACTGAAATCAAATGGAAATGGAAGTAGATAAACTCTATTAAATCTGCTTCACGTCCTATCCttcaataataatttgaaattaaaggaCAGTCTAcagtaaataaaaatcaactggCAGTAGCGTgcgtaaagaaaacaaaaataattttgacagGCCTTGCCAGGGAAATGGAAGTAAAAGCAGTTTATTTGGTGGGATAGGACGTGAAACATTTAGCTTCAGAGTAAATGGACATGAAATTTATACAGTGTCTGCTGACCTACTAAAATAAGCACacagaaaattattattatacaataaGAAACACATGTAATCTCTCTGTATATAATATAAGAGCTGGTGGATATATAGGCATAATTAAGGACTTAATCAAGGTGGGTAGTGGGTATTCAATTTTGTGATGCAAGAAAAGGTCCCAATTACAGTGTACAGAAAGGACCACAGCATCAGAAAATCTGTCAACAAATTAAGGCACTGAAACGTCAGAAAATTTGTTCTCGACTCTTTCAGAACGTGCATACGGACGTCAAGTTCatcaatcatatatatatatatatatcatatgcATGCAATATTGGAGGTTTAACAAGCCCGAGCTAATTAGTTCTCAACTTCTCAATGTAAAATTAGGTGATGGGTAACTCAAGATGCAGCACTGCAACTATGATCACTAACAATCACATGCATGGGGGATCTTAGCACTACACTGCAGCAAATCTTGACatgtatcaaattttttttgacaccAAATTTTTGTTCAGTGAAATGCgaagaaatttgttttctttgatatattttgttgatttaatttggtgcttgaagaaagagaagagtGTCATTTAAAAGATACAAAAATTTAGGTTAAGTAAAGAGAATTAGCTAAGTGTTATAGCGTCAAgcataaaatagaataattcacatattttatatgttatagaaaaaaaatcttatccaTGATAGAATTTGGTATGATATAATACTGAATACTATGGTAGCCCTGGAGTTTAAGCCTAATCATACACAAcctcagcaaaaaaaaaaatattatatatggtAGGCAATATGTTTTATATGTTATAATCCAAAATTTACAAGGAAgctttttggaaaaaataaataataatatgagtGTGAATGGTTATCTTCACGCCATGACTGTGggaagaaattgaattaatctgaatggtttaattgattttttttattatttttttctagttttttcagtttaattagttttttaattttttttctaacttctaGAAGAAACTGAATTAATCTTCATGAGTTCGAAGAATTCTCTTATCATTAAGGGAAAACAAATAAGATATAGTAATCCACgttgaaagtttggaaaataaaacggtcccataaaaatattttgcaatgTTCAGGACAAGGTtgctaataaaaattctaaagttatataataatgatattttataactatttcgaagaagaaaagataaaaaacacgAAAAGAAATACAtctcctattttttattttaaaaatataattttaaactattataaaaataaatttaatttatttctctatttttatctGTTCCAATTCATATGTATGGTTGAtgagatatttaaaaataataataataaaaaaaaaaaaagcaacgtGCCTGCCATCCTTTTTACACAAGTACTCCTCGATCGAACGCTTTAGGAATTTTTGTGCACAAAAATCGAAGTTAATAAATTCTAATAAGAGAACATATCTTTTAATGTCTTGTACCGAAAAAAGACGAGCAAAAATAGAAGCACACAACGAACAACCTCTCTTTTAATTCTCTCTCAGTACTATCCTGTTATAATGCACACCTCCTCTTATTGATTGATTCCTCCATTTCCATGTAGTCACCCTCCACTCCCTCCTGTCAAACAACCATGTCCAGCGATCAAGAACTCTTCCAAAACTTGCCAAAACCTGGATTGAAGGTGACAAAGACGACTCGTAATGATGATGGTGAAGATGATGACTGTGAGCAGTATGAGTGCTGCACTCCGACATCAGCTCAACACAAGATTCCCGCCTTGTTAACCTGTCCACCAGCACCAAAGAAACCACGGAGAAGTCCAGATTCTTGCAAGAGGAAACTGTCAAATCTGCACTTTTTTGAGGTTATGAACCGTGAAGAGGTGGACTTGTTTTTTAGGCCAAGCAAGAAGGTTGGTTTCGCCTCCGGGGTGGTCGCCTAAACCAGTGATTCTTGCTGCTATAAACGTGACGTGATGATACATATATCTcccacttttcttttctttaatcttGTCTCTcctttgatttttatctttGGTGTCCTAGCTAGAATTGGCATGGATGCGTTATGATTGTAATTACACGTTCATGTTCCACGTCTTGTGATGGGTCTGAGATTTTTAATGGATTGTTgatctaaataataaatatttggcaCTATATTATTGAGTGATCTTACAacatttttagagttttgataatcaaaataaagtGTTATgaagatattatatatataaatcacgagtgatttaaaaattttattctgtATTCTGTATAATAGGAAAACAACGGAAAACACGATTAACCAATTTTTTAgaaagtcaataaaattttttaaacttaatttttcttaatcatAGGTGGTattctataatattaatattgtattacagatatataaaatattcctttaaaagtttaaaagagtgtgtgcttatatatatataataagtaaCTATAAGTGAAAATTATAGTatgctttttatattaaaaaaatatatgtttatcaaatttaattgagatattaaaagtcaaaaaatcaaaactctgACATTAATGCTTAATGCTATCAATCCCTCTGTTAATCAATCTACTTGTAAATTCTAGATAACCATGCAACGTGCATTGCATAGTAATTAATACCTTGTTGATAAATTATagcttaattattaataatatctcttttttaaaaaagaaatttcgaATTTCGAATTTCGAatctctttttaatatatatatattccttagcagcagcagcaccaagTTCACTCTTAAATCCTTAACCACGgttttgtgttttgtatttttttttttaaaatatatatatatatatatatatatatatatatagcgtgCGTTTGTCATGGGAAAGATGGCttttaggttaaaaataaaaagtttttttagacGCATGATGGCCCTCTATCTTGGAGCTTAATAGATACAGGAATAGCTAGCTAGCatgattcttttatattttcctcGTTAATTGATAATTCAGTTGAAGTTCTTCGTATTATTATTGCATAGCTCAAAGTAGAAGACCATAGAAGGCATTTGGAAAATCatctatgaaaagaaaaaaaacaaattaaaaaaaaaacagggtgaATCAAGGGcaaaaaattatacttcaacTGCAAGATCTTAAAGCCTAGTAGTTTGCACCCTAACAAATAGATTGAATTGGATCTCAGTGGGATTTCCCATTATTTTTATCAACGACATTTTCAACCACCACAGTTCCCATAAAAGCTCAGCGGGAGTTCCCATAAATGGGATGCTAACTATAGGAACAAGCTTTTAAGATCATCATGGTTTAGCAAGGAGGGTGCAAGGAGAAGGTTATCAATGTATGCAAACAAGTAATAACCACCACTCTTGATATAGACGGCGAAACTTGATGCCTTATAATGGCAGGTAAAGTATAAATCCACTCTGCAAAAGCTTTAGACAATATTACTACACTACAAAAGGATTTATTCTGACCAAAATCTCACTAGGGCAGCTaggaatgatttaaaaatggcCAAAAGCGGGTTGGTTTCTGGTTCTGGTCGATTCTTAGATGCCCCTCCCCACGATTCCCTGTTCATGGAAACAAGGAAAAAGACTAATCAGTTTACCAACATCTAGAAAAACTCTTGTTCAAGAATACAAGAATTAGAGAGAAAGGAAAATCAAAGCAATGAGTTTAGAGAGATGATCGCTACTTGTACTTACAGATTAATTCTGTTTAATGTTGGACTGCTTTGTTTCTGCGAGTCCTGACTATGTTGAAAGGAAGCTTCATCTTTCATCTCAACCTCCTTGGCAATTGACTGACTGCTACCAAAAGTTGTAGATTTTGCTTGGATGCCATTTTGAGCGTCAATaacctggaaaaaaaagaagacagaaGTATGCTTAAATTCCCTCCCAAGTTTTCAAATGGAAAAATGATTTTGCTTATAGTTGCTACACTGTCTGTTTACCATGCACTTATCCAAGTACAAATTTGTTCTAGACCCCAACAAGTGATATCATCATGCATATTAAGCGAATTGacttttacatgaaaataaatatatcgcTGCTTCTTGTATTAAACCAAAaactttgaataaaattaatgcaCCAGGACACAAGGAATAATAGAAAGCAGTTAAAGAATGCTAAATTGCAAATGCCTTTTTAGCAGCCAACCACGCCATGCAAGTTGCAAGAATCTTGAGAAAGAAAACCAAGGAAAGGTAAAGAAAGATGTATAAAATCAAAGAAGGGAGAATAAAGAATTTATGATTTTTGCAGTCCGCACCTCCAAAAGAAAGTTCCCACATGATTTATACATAGTATTTAAGAAAACTCACCTTAGTTTCAGCAATTGCCTTCTCTTCATGTGATGACTTCACCATCACATCTATGTCTGCCTCAGCATCCTGCACAATGCCTTCGTTGGTGACAGATGCGTTTGAGCTTCCCATTGCCAAAACTGCAAGGTTTTCCACTGCTTTCTCAGATGCCAAATCAGAGCTTCGTTCCAACAATGGAACTGCTGGCTTTTCCACTTCTTTGTCATCTACCAAACTGCTATCATGCAAGTAAACTTCATTGTCATGCAAGGAAACTTCATTGTCATCTACCAAACTGCTATCATG is part of the Populus alba chromosome 10, ASM523922v2, whole genome shotgun sequence genome and encodes:
- the LOC118059794 gene encoding cyclin-dependent protein kinase inhibitor SMR1; this encodes MSSDQELFQNLPKPGLKVTKTTRNDDGEDDDCEQYECCTPTSAQHKIPALLTCPPAPKKPRRSPDSCKRKLSNLHFFEVMNREEVDLFFRPSKKVGFASGVVA